The Christiangramia flava JLT2011 genome has a segment encoding these proteins:
- the upp gene encoding uracil phosphoribosyltransferase: MQVHHLTKTDSIAGKFVAQLRDISIQNDRLRFRRNIERLGEILGYELSKTLSFSEKQIQTPLGKSIQFLPDDEIVICSILRAGLPLHQGLLNYFDDAENSFISAYRHHPNNDEQFEILVEYLASPSLEGKTLILADPMLATGRSFVNVYKALQKMGTPETIHLVSIIGSEEGIEYLEKELPEKTQLWIAAVDGKLDKNGYIVPGLGDAGDLCFGNKLQH, from the coding sequence ATGCAGGTACATCACCTTACTAAAACTGATTCTATTGCCGGGAAATTCGTGGCACAGCTACGAGATATTTCCATCCAGAACGATCGACTTCGCTTCCGTAGAAATATCGAAAGACTGGGAGAGATATTGGGTTATGAACTGAGTAAAACACTTTCTTTTTCAGAAAAACAAATCCAAACGCCATTAGGAAAATCCATACAATTTCTGCCAGATGACGAGATCGTGATTTGTTCCATTCTAAGAGCCGGCCTACCATTACACCAGGGTTTGCTGAATTATTTTGATGATGCCGAGAATTCTTTTATTTCAGCTTATCGTCACCATCCTAACAATGATGAACAATTTGAAATTCTGGTGGAATACCTGGCTTCACCCTCACTGGAAGGTAAAACATTGATCCTGGCAGATCCCATGCTGGCTACCGGCCGATCTTTCGTGAATGTATATAAGGCTCTGCAGAAAATGGGTACACCGGAAACCATTCATCTGGTATCCATCATAGGTTCAGAGGAAGGAATTGAGTACCTGGAAAAAGAACTACCCGAAAAAACACAACTCTGGATCGCTGCGGTAGACGGAAAGCTGGATAAGAACGGTTATATCGTTCCCGGTCTTGGCGATGCGGGTGATCTATGCTTCGGAAATAAATTGCAGCACTAG
- a CDS encoding BamA/TamA family outer membrane protein yields MKRISSIVWICIIFIALYSCSVKKFIPEDEYLYTGADIEIEADTTIKDEPQLKAELENVLRPQPNSKILGGYPGVYFYYKANREKPGFINKFLNKNFGEEPVYISEVDLTNTEDLLLNRLENRGFFYSRVSSDTAINAKAKTGMASFKLRVPEPYTMETYQLDTDTMLVYTEIKRKMDNSLLEKGMRFDLPDLKAERERIDADLKQSGYYNFNPGFLLFEADTNQYDTKRFDLYLKLKKNVPAKSIIPYEISNVNVYANYNIDEDSITRNFKRYKNKNYFQENIFFKPERLDPYILIETGDYYDPEISRNTSRRLGSIGSYKFVNIEYEEIDTLATDSIGLLQANIYLSPLKKRAIRAELQAVTKSNSFTGPHLAVTFANRNLFKGGESLNISANVGYEFQVSSGERLSSLQLGLKNDLIIPRLIFPIEVNNNFFKYDIPRTKISLAGDLLNRSKLFTLGSVSASFGWFWNANKYVSHELTPISLNYVSLTNTSPEFDKILEENPFLRSSFDQEFISGLTYSFIYNGLIDTNKKHAFFFNSNLDVAGNTVSLLGKEAPSGNKEVFGLEYAQYAKIDGDWHYHFRLPNNHVIATRLFAGIGIPYGNSEVLPFSKQYFSGGPYSVRAFRIRSLGPGTYYPQQADANDPASSTVGYFDQSGNIRLEANAEYRFPLITYLNGAFFIDAGNVWNTPKVAKASRTSETDPPRGAFSSNFINELGIGGGAGLRVDIQNFVIRVDLAFPFHDPNLPNGPEWVFDFGRPVLNFGIGYPF; encoded by the coding sequence ATGAAGAGAATTAGTTCGATCGTTTGGATATGTATCATCTTTATCGCGCTGTATTCCTGCAGCGTGAAAAAATTTATTCCTGAAGATGAATATCTCTACACGGGCGCGGATATTGAAATCGAAGCTGATACCACCATCAAGGATGAACCTCAGTTGAAAGCAGAACTGGAAAATGTACTCCGTCCGCAGCCCAATTCGAAGATCCTGGGTGGCTATCCCGGTGTGTATTTCTATTATAAAGCGAACCGCGAAAAACCCGGTTTTATCAATAAATTCCTGAATAAAAATTTTGGAGAGGAACCCGTCTATATTTCTGAAGTAGATTTGACCAATACCGAAGATCTATTACTAAATCGTCTCGAAAACCGCGGATTCTTTTACAGCAGGGTTTCTTCAGATACCGCCATAAATGCGAAGGCTAAAACTGGAATGGCATCCTTTAAACTAAGAGTTCCGGAACCATATACAATGGAAACTTACCAGCTCGATACGGACACGATGCTGGTTTATACGGAAATCAAAAGAAAAATGGATAATTCACTCCTGGAAAAGGGTATGCGGTTTGACCTGCCCGATCTCAAAGCAGAAAGGGAACGAATTGATGCAGATCTCAAGCAAAGCGGTTATTATAATTTTAACCCGGGCTTTCTACTGTTCGAGGCAGATACTAACCAATATGACACGAAGCGTTTTGACCTTTATTTGAAACTCAAGAAAAATGTTCCGGCGAAATCTATTATCCCTTATGAGATTTCAAATGTGAATGTGTACGCGAATTATAATATCGACGAAGATTCGATCACCAGAAATTTCAAAAGATATAAGAACAAGAATTATTTTCAGGAGAATATATTTTTCAAACCGGAAAGACTGGATCCTTATATTCTTATCGAAACCGGCGATTATTACGATCCTGAAATTTCCCGGAATACCAGTCGCCGACTTGGTTCCATAGGTTCCTACAAATTTGTGAATATTGAATACGAAGAGATCGATACACTGGCTACTGACAGTATTGGCCTGCTTCAGGCAAATATCTATTTGAGCCCTCTTAAGAAACGTGCGATTCGTGCAGAATTACAGGCAGTAACAAAATCAAACAGTTTTACCGGGCCGCATCTGGCGGTAACGTTTGCCAACCGAAACTTATTTAAAGGCGGAGAAAGCCTCAATATTTCCGCAAATGTGGGATACGAGTTCCAGGTTTCTTCCGGAGAGCGCTTGAGTAGTTTACAGCTTGGACTAAAGAATGATCTGATCATACCCAGGCTCATTTTTCCGATAGAGGTCAATAACAATTTTTTCAAATATGATATTCCGCGAACGAAGATCAGCCTCGCGGGTGATTTACTGAACCGGAGTAAACTTTTTACATTAGGATCTGTTTCAGCAAGTTTTGGCTGGTTCTGGAATGCTAATAAATACGTATCGCATGAGCTTACACCTATCAGCCTGAATTATGTTAGTTTGACCAATACTTCGCCGGAATTTGATAAAATTCTGGAAGAAAATCCCTTTCTCCGAAGCAGTTTTGACCAGGAATTTATTTCCGGGCTTACGTACAGTTTTATCTATAATGGATTGATCGATACCAATAAAAAACATGCCTTCTTTTTTAATTCCAATCTGGACGTCGCAGGAAATACTGTGAGTTTGTTGGGAAAAGAAGCTCCATCGGGAAATAAGGAAGTGTTTGGGCTGGAATATGCACAATACGCCAAAATTGACGGGGATTGGCATTACCATTTCAGATTGCCAAATAATCATGTGATCGCCACGAGATTATTCGCGGGAATTGGCATTCCTTATGGTAATTCTGAAGTGTTGCCTTTCAGCAAGCAATATTTTTCCGGTGGTCCATATAGCGTTCGCGCCTTCCGAATCAGGTCACTTGGGCCGGGAACATATTACCCGCAGCAAGCAGATGCCAATGATCCGGCTTCCAGCACAGTCGGCTATTTTGATCAAAGCGGAAACATCAGGCTGGAAGCAAATGCCGAATATCGTTTCCCGCTGATCACCTACCTGAATGGTGCTTTTTTCATCGATGCCGGGAACGTCTGGAATACACCAAAGGTTGCAAAGGCTTCCAGAACTTCAGAAACCGATCCGCCAAGAGGCGCTTTCAGTTCTAATTTTATAAATGAACTGGGAATTGGTGGTGGAGCAGGGCTTCGAGTGGATATACAGAATTTTGTAATCCGTGTAGACCTGGCCTTTCCTTTCCATGATCCCAATTTGCCAAACGGCCCGGAATGGGTCTTTGATTTTGGAAGACCGGTGCTGAATTTCGGGATTGGTTATCCTTTCTAG
- a CDS encoding DinB family protein: MKHLLITVALLLAPVFSLDNNPPKDVMEYLEETSGHLEETVEGLSQAQFQFKPDANTWSIAECMEHINKTEAELFQLLQQTLDSESDEEAEVSMDDEALIGMITNREQKAKAAANLEPSNAYASLEEAIEAFEMQREEITAYLENTEADMYAHTFEFPFAVVDAHQLVLFLAGHTARHTMQIEEVMANPDFPQE; this comes from the coding sequence ATGAAACATCTATTAATTACTGTAGCTTTGTTGCTGGCACCGGTATTTTCACTGGACAACAACCCACCGAAAGACGTAATGGAATACCTTGAGGAAACCTCTGGTCACCTCGAAGAAACAGTAGAAGGGCTTAGCCAGGCACAATTTCAGTTCAAACCAGATGCGAACACCTGGTCTATTGCGGAATGTATGGAGCATATCAATAAAACCGAAGCTGAATTGTTCCAATTACTGCAACAAACTTTAGATTCTGAAAGCGACGAAGAAGCTGAGGTGAGTATGGATGACGAAGCTTTAATTGGGATGATTACCAATCGTGAACAAAAAGCTAAAGCGGCGGCAAATCTGGAACCATCTAATGCCTACGCATCATTGGAGGAGGCGATCGAAGCTTTTGAAATGCAACGAGAGGAAATCACGGCTTACCTGGAAAATACTGAAGCTGATATGTATGCGCATACTTTTGAATTTCCATTCGCCGTTGTAGATGCGCACCAATTAGTACTATTCCTTGCAGGACATACCGCCAGGCACACCATGCAAATAGAGGAAGTCATGGCAAACCCTGATTTTCCGCAGGAATAA
- a CDS encoding translocation/assembly module TamB domain-containing protein, with product MANTKKTVFKILKILGKIILGILIFLLLVILFIRSPWGQNIIKDKFINSISKKTGTEIRLDRIFVQFNGDIQVDNLYVEDQKGDTLIYSESLNADIPFLPIIKGNSFSLNSLEWKNAKARIYREDSISGFNYEFLLEAMAASDTTASSTPADTTASPMKIDLGDFNLQDIDLSYRDEVTGIDTKANFKQLQASFLETDLDQMNFRLKEVLLSDANVAFYQTRNVPSSNEEETPLPILGVENLKLQRVKAQYASVGDTIQAGININDFSVADADFNLKDSIIGISSIDLKNSAIDLEMKSPSATTQSTPENTNFEWAGWKIDISETNLENNYFGYVVDDATASAEFNPNYIVIDSLDFSSNQIAYERGQAQLNVQKLHLREASGLAVQELQFEALLSNTEMKLQDLTAAINSNRLAGNAQLQFADINDLINKPETASLQANLSNIRLQLREIYRFQPDLRNNEYFRAVASAPVSGAIRINGKLDNLSVNPVNLNWRNTRINGSGNLLNATDPDRLAFNFPKVDFRTRRTDLLHFVKESDLGISLPENMRLQGSFRGNTTDISTTSNLVTSEGSVAIDGTFTSGEKLAFDATIQGDSIALGKLLQNEALGNMDITIKATGSGNNVENLNADLNSRISSFTYNGYQFENIDINGKLENGKGPVNLIYQDANLDMEAQTTVSLDSVSPRMDFTIYLDGADLGALGITQQTIKTGFTLEGWYEGNASQYEVEADIIDGVAVYNNKTYLLGSFESHAFVTEDTTAVNIKNRILNLDLQSNASPIAFTQAINRHFKRYVTENYQEDSIINPVNLKLNARISEAPILNKVFIPNLEELDTVNIDVDFREKDRELDAFVDLPSVKYMGSQIDSLKLEMLSDNTDLNFDFGFKALTAGPLAIKRTQLDGGVVNRKLQLEFSSMYENDTLAHVNSELNFQGDTLKFHVEPNRLILNKNPWNIADNNLISYDTGYLHFQDFRLFRNGQEMMVSNNAPESDKESLKLAFNNFKLAALLNYLNPENQLAQGNLNGEVVLEEPFGETGLLADMQINQFRVMEVDLNTLSLKGNSAGFNNYDFEMMLKGGAVDLDLTGAYVAAEPSAELDMNLDINEFQMQALKGFTLGAVKDGSGSFSGNIKLKGTVVEPEYSGNLQFNQASFNVAMLNSEFNLPNETLRIDTNGAYFDNFNIQDSNGNAFVLNGEIITESLLNPGFNLDLQAKNFQLLNSTEEDNDLFYGKAIVDVDAKITGDLNLPIVNADLTINENTDFTYVIPETEMQIKDRDGVVIFVNKENPDDILTQTEEESYVVSGYDIYTRVRVDEDAVFRVILNESTGDKFQVQGEGDLIYNMYPNGRMSLSGVYDINDGFYEMSLYNLVKRRFDIADGSRVSWSGDPFDAKMDVRAIYRVETSASSLMATRISGMAPQEQGSFKNDYPFLVYLNVDGELTEPKITFSLDMPQDEQGAGGGQIYGQIQQLNNQEAELNKQVFSLLVLNRFFPSSSSGAEGGTLAVARDNLNNALSDQLNMLSSRILGDSGVQLNFDVDSFTDYQGETPEDRTQLNINAQKAFMEDRLVVQVGSEVDIQGGNTPGQESSPLIGTVSIAYLLDEQGVWRIKGFRRNQFENVIDGQLIVSGISLIFTKEFNKFKELFEKAVVEEANKQQENKKEQEAEAASNNDKATRDEEN from the coding sequence TTGGCAAATACTAAAAAGACCGTTTTTAAGATTCTGAAAATTCTGGGAAAGATCATCCTGGGAATTCTCATTTTCTTATTGCTGGTCATCCTTTTCATTCGCAGCCCGTGGGGACAGAATATCATTAAAGACAAATTCATTAACTCCATTTCCAAAAAAACAGGGACTGAGATTCGATTGGATCGCATATTCGTGCAATTCAATGGAGATATACAGGTAGACAACCTCTATGTAGAAGATCAGAAAGGCGATACGCTTATTTATTCCGAAAGTTTGAATGCCGATATCCCGTTTTTACCAATCATCAAAGGCAATTCTTTTAGCCTGAACAGTTTGGAATGGAAAAATGCCAAGGCCAGGATTTACCGGGAAGATTCCATTTCCGGGTTCAATTATGAATTTTTACTGGAAGCCATGGCAGCCAGCGATACCACCGCCAGCAGTACACCCGCCGATACTACCGCTTCACCCATGAAGATCGATCTGGGAGACTTCAACCTTCAGGATATCGATCTCAGCTATCGGGATGAAGTGACCGGTATTGACACAAAGGCGAATTTCAAGCAATTACAGGCCTCTTTTCTGGAAACCGATCTGGACCAGATGAATTTCCGCTTGAAAGAAGTGCTATTGAGTGATGCCAATGTTGCTTTTTACCAGACCAGAAATGTTCCCAGTTCCAATGAAGAGGAAACACCCTTGCCAATTTTGGGAGTCGAAAACCTGAAACTTCAACGCGTCAAGGCTCAATACGCCTCGGTAGGAGATACGATCCAGGCAGGAATCAATATCAATGATTTTTCAGTTGCTGATGCCGACTTCAATTTGAAAGATAGTATTATTGGTATTTCCAGTATCGATCTTAAAAATTCCGCGATCGATCTGGAGATGAAATCACCTTCAGCCACCACACAAAGTACTCCTGAAAACACCAATTTTGAATGGGCTGGTTGGAAAATTGACATTTCTGAAACCAATCTCGAAAACAATTATTTTGGCTATGTGGTAGATGACGCCACAGCTTCCGCGGAATTCAATCCGAACTATATAGTAATTGATAGCCTGGATTTCAGTTCCAACCAAATCGCTTATGAAAGGGGGCAGGCACAGCTGAACGTTCAGAAACTGCATCTTCGGGAAGCTTCTGGATTAGCCGTTCAGGAATTACAATTTGAGGCCCTTCTGAGCAATACGGAAATGAAACTCCAGGATCTCACGGCAGCGATCAATTCTAACCGACTTGCCGGAAATGCACAACTCCAGTTTGCCGATATCAACGACCTAATCAATAAACCAGAGACCGCTTCCCTGCAGGCCAATCTTTCCAATATTCGCTTACAGCTTCGTGAAATTTATCGTTTTCAACCCGATCTTCGAAATAATGAATATTTCAGAGCTGTGGCTTCGGCCCCGGTTTCCGGTGCTATTCGCATCAACGGAAAACTGGACAATCTTTCCGTGAATCCGGTAAACCTTAACTGGAGAAATACAAGGATCAACGGCTCGGGAAACCTTTTGAATGCGACCGATCCTGACCGACTGGCATTTAATTTTCCGAAAGTAGATTTCAGAACGCGCAGAACCGATCTGCTCCATTTTGTAAAGGAATCTGATCTGGGAATCAGCCTTCCGGAAAATATGCGTTTGCAGGGAAGTTTCCGTGGAAACACCACAGATATTTCCACAACGAGTAATTTGGTGACTTCCGAAGGTTCCGTAGCAATTGACGGAACATTTACTTCCGGAGAAAAACTGGCTTTTGATGCCACGATACAGGGCGATAGTATCGCTCTTGGCAAACTGCTCCAAAACGAGGCTCTGGGCAATATGGATATCACGATCAAAGCAACGGGTAGTGGTAATAACGTAGAGAATCTCAACGCTGATCTTAATTCCCGCATCAGTTCGTTCACCTATAATGGTTATCAGTTTGAAAACATCGACATAAACGGGAAACTGGAAAATGGCAAAGGCCCTGTGAACCTGATCTACCAGGATGCCAACCTCGATATGGAGGCACAGACTACGGTCAGTCTTGATTCGGTTTCACCAAGAATGGACTTTACGATCTATCTTGACGGGGCTGATCTCGGCGCTTTGGGCATTACACAACAAACGATCAAAACCGGCTTTACCCTCGAAGGCTGGTATGAGGGGAATGCCAGCCAGTATGAAGTAGAAGCTGATATTATTGATGGGGTTGCGGTTTATAACAATAAAACCTATCTCCTCGGAAGTTTTGAATCACATGCTTTCGTGACCGAAGATACCACAGCGGTCAATATCAAAAACCGAATCCTGAATCTTGACCTGCAATCGAATGCCAGCCCAATTGCCTTTACGCAGGCTATTAATAGGCATTTTAAGCGATATGTTACCGAAAATTACCAGGAAGATTCGATCATCAACCCGGTAAACCTGAAACTGAACGCCAGGATCAGCGAAGCCCCAATATTGAACAAAGTTTTTATTCCAAACCTGGAAGAACTGGATACGGTGAATATAGATGTCGATTTTCGGGAAAAAGACCGGGAACTGGATGCCTTTGTTGATCTGCCGTCCGTCAAATATATGGGCAGCCAGATCGATTCCCTGAAACTGGAAATGCTTTCAGATAATACTGACCTGAATTTTGATTTTGGTTTCAAGGCACTCACGGCCGGACCTTTAGCGATTAAAAGAACGCAACTAGACGGGGGTGTAGTGAACAGAAAATTACAGCTTGAGTTCAGCTCTATGTATGAAAATGACACTCTGGCCCACGTGAATTCGGAACTGAATTTTCAGGGTGACACGCTCAAATTCCACGTAGAACCAAACCGTCTCATACTCAACAAAAATCCCTGGAATATTGCAGATAACAACCTCATTAGTTACGACACCGGTTACCTGCACTTCCAGGATTTCAGGCTTTTTAGGAATGGCCAGGAAATGATGGTGAGCAACAATGCTCCGGAGAGTGACAAAGAATCACTGAAACTGGCTTTCAACAATTTCAAACTGGCCGCTCTGCTCAACTATTTGAATCCTGAAAACCAGCTCGCCCAAGGAAACCTGAATGGGGAAGTGGTACTGGAAGAACCATTTGGTGAAACCGGTTTACTGGCAGATATGCAAATCAATCAGTTTCGCGTGATGGAAGTAGACCTGAACACCTTGTCCCTAAAAGGCAATTCTGCCGGGTTCAATAATTACGATTTCGAAATGATGCTGAAAGGCGGTGCTGTTGACCTGGACCTTACCGGGGCATACGTGGCGGCAGAACCTTCGGCTGAACTGGATATGAACCTGGATATTAATGAGTTTCAGATGCAGGCCTTAAAAGGTTTTACACTCGGAGCCGTTAAGGACGGAAGTGGTAGTTTCTCAGGAAATATCAAACTCAAGGGAACAGTGGTAGAACCGGAATACTCTGGAAACCTGCAATTCAACCAGGCTAGTTTTAATGTGGCCATGCTCAATTCAGAATTCAACCTTCCGAATGAAACCCTAAGAATTGATACGAACGGTGCCTATTTTGACAATTTCAATATTCAGGATTCGAATGGCAATGCCTTTGTGCTGAATGGTGAAATTATAACGGAAAGCCTGTTGAATCCCGGTTTCAATTTAGATCTGCAGGCCAAAAATTTTCAGCTGCTGAATTCAACGGAAGAAGATAATGACCTTTTCTACGGAAAAGCAATCGTTGATGTGGATGCCAAGATCACCGGAGACCTCAACCTGCCTATCGTCAATGCCGATCTTACCATTAATGAAAATACTGATTTTACGTATGTGATCCCTGAAACTGAAATGCAGATCAAGGATCGTGATGGGGTAGTCATTTTCGTCAATAAAGAAAACCCGGATGATATTCTCACTCAAACCGAGGAAGAGTCTTACGTGGTTTCAGGCTACGATATTTATACCCGTGTCAGGGTTGACGAGGATGCCGTCTTCCGCGTGATCCTGAATGAAAGTACTGGCGATAAGTTCCAGGTCCAGGGAGAAGGCGATCTTATTTACAATATGTATCCCAACGGCCGAATGTCGCTAAGTGGGGTTTATGACATCAATGATGGTTTCTACGAAATGAGCCTTTATAATCTGGTGAAAAGACGATTCGATATAGCTGATGGCAGCCGTGTTTCGTGGTCTGGTGATCCTTTTGATGCCAAAATGGACGTTCGGGCGATCTATCGGGTAGAGACCTCTGCATCTTCTTTAATGGCTACCAGGATCAGCGGAATGGCCCCACAGGAACAGGGTTCTTTTAAAAATGATTATCCGTTCCTGGTATACCTGAACGTGGATGGCGAACTTACCGAACCAAAGATCACGTTCAGCCTCGATATGCCACAGGATGAACAGGGAGCCGGCGGCGGGCAAATTTACGGCCAGATCCAGCAATTGAACAACCAGGAAGCGGAACTGAATAAACAGGTATTTTCTTTACTGGTCCTCAATCGCTTTTTTCCGTCATCCAGCAGTGGTGCTGAGGGAGGAACCCTTGCAGTGGCTCGAGACAACCTGAATAATGCCCTTTCTGACCAGTTGAACATGCTCTCCAGCCGAATTCTGGGGGATAGTGGTGTGCAGCTCAATTTTGATGTAGACAGTTTTACTGATTACCAGGGAGAAACGCCGGAAGACCGCACACAACTGAATATTAATGCCCAAAAAGCCTTTATGGAAGATCGCCTGGTGGTGCAGGTTGGGAGTGAGGTGGACATTCAGGGTGGCAATACACCCGGCCAGGAATCGAGTCCACTGATCGGGACCGTAAGTATTGCGTATCTTTTAGATGAACAGGGAGTTTGGAGAATCAAAGGTTTCCGAAGAAATCAGTTTGAAAATGTGATAGACGGGCAGCTTATCGTAAGCGGAATATCACTCATCTTCACTAAAGAATTCAACAAATTCAAGGAGCTTTTTGAGAAGGCCGTGGTGGAAGAGGCTAACAAGCAACAGGAAAATAAAAAAGAGCAGGAGGCCGAGGCTGCTTCCAATAATGATAAAGCTACCCGGGATGAAGAGAATTAG
- a CDS encoding ferritin-like domain-containing protein, giving the protein MKTTREAAREASHDALVHDLKELLERNYDAEKGYKKAMEHTSNDHLKRFLKNQAARRNHFATEIDNKLHALNEHHISDGGSVLGNLHRFWLEFRSSLSKHDDESLLEECIRGEKSSVRIYEKKLKDHTFPTDIRLMLEKQLETIRNVLKEVKILEDLED; this is encoded by the coding sequence ATGAAAACTACTCGAGAAGCGGCACGTGAGGCCAGTCATGATGCGCTTGTTCATGACCTAAAGGAATTGCTTGAGCGCAATTATGATGCGGAAAAAGGCTATAAAAAAGCCATGGAACACACCTCCAACGATCATTTGAAAAGATTTCTGAAAAACCAGGCCGCCAGGAGAAATCATTTTGCTACTGAAATTGATAACAAACTACACGCGCTGAATGAACATCACATCAGCGATGGAGGCTCGGTCCTCGGAAATTTACACCGGTTCTGGCTCGAATTCAGAAGCTCATTAAGCAAACATGATGATGAATCACTTCTAGAAGAATGTATCAGGGGCGAAAAATCCAGTGTCCGCATTTATGAGAAAAAGCTGAAAGATCATACGTTTCCGACTGATATTAGGCTGATGCTGGAAAAGCAACTGGAAACCATTCGAAATGTGCTGAAAGAAGTAAAAATTTTAGAGGATCTGGAAGACTGA